One window of Marinomonas primoryensis genomic DNA carries:
- a CDS encoding CaiB/BaiF CoA transferase family protein, producing MSQRDSSSNKNTEHETELPLKGVRVLELGSLIAGPYAGSIFAQFGAEVVKVEPPGSGDPLRKWRKMYKDTSLWWYTQSRNKKSITLDLKSPDAQAIIHDLVKDVDIVIENFRPGTLEKWNLGWEQLSAIKPELIMLRVSGYGQDGPYSSRPGFAAIAESIGGLRHLVGYEDRPPVRVGVSIGDTLASLYGVIGAMMAMHHLKVNKGTGQFIDVALYESVFGVMESLIPEYGMFGFIRERTGASMPGIAPSGSYMSKDERYIVIAANSDSIFKRFMNAMNRPDLANDPELAQNDGRAKRSGELDDAIQAWTSTYSLKDALAILEEAAVPSSGINNAEDIFNDPHFRARDMIVEHPLSGDDKISLPGIVPKLSLTPGKTQWLGPKLGEHTEEVLSSLGIDAEKLSTLRANGVI from the coding sequence ATGAGCCAACGCGACTCGTCATCTAACAAAAATACTGAACATGAAACCGAGCTGCCTTTAAAAGGAGTACGTGTTTTAGAACTAGGGTCTCTCATTGCAGGCCCTTACGCAGGCAGTATTTTCGCTCAATTCGGTGCGGAAGTGGTTAAAGTTGAACCACCTGGAAGTGGCGACCCATTGCGCAAATGGCGAAAAATGTACAAAGACACCTCTCTTTGGTGGTATACGCAAAGCCGTAATAAAAAATCCATCACCCTTGATCTTAAATCTCCTGATGCCCAAGCCATCATTCATGATCTAGTCAAAGACGTAGATATCGTCATAGAGAACTTCCGCCCAGGAACATTAGAAAAATGGAACCTAGGCTGGGAACAGTTATCAGCAATCAAACCTGAACTCATCATGTTACGCGTTTCTGGCTATGGTCAGGACGGCCCTTATTCCTCTCGCCCTGGTTTTGCTGCCATTGCAGAGTCCATTGGTGGCTTACGTCACCTTGTTGGTTACGAAGATAGACCACCGGTTCGAGTAGGTGTCAGCATTGGCGACACGCTCGCATCACTATATGGCGTCATCGGTGCCATGATGGCCATGCACCATCTCAAAGTAAACAAAGGTACAGGGCAATTTATTGATGTGGCTTTGTATGAATCTGTATTCGGCGTAATGGAAAGTTTGATTCCAGAATACGGCATGTTCGGTTTTATCCGTGAACGTACCGGCGCTAGCATGCCGGGGATTGCGCCCTCTGGTTCTTACATGAGCAAAGACGAGCGCTATATTGTTATTGCTGCTAACAGCGACAGCATCTTCAAGCGTTTTATGAATGCCATGAATCGACCTGATTTAGCAAACGATCCAGAACTGGCCCAAAACGATGGTCGAGCTAAACGCTCAGGGGAATTGGATGATGCTATTCAAGCTTGGACATCAACCTATTCTCTCAAAGACGCGCTCGCCATTCTTGAAGAAGCCGCGGTTCCTTCTAGTGGCATAAACAATGCTGAAGACATCTTTAATGATCCCCACTTTCGTGCTCGTGACATGATTGTAGAACACCCTCTTTCTGGTGACGATAAAATATCCCTGCCAGGGATAGTACCTAAACTCAGCCTTACTCCTGGTAAAACACAATGGTTAGGGCCAAAGCTTGGCGAGCACACAGAAGAAGTATTAAGTTCGCTTGGTATAGATGCCGAAAAGCTCTCAACGCTTCGTGCAAATGGTGTGATTTAG
- a CDS encoding hydroxymethylglutaryl-CoA lyase, which yields MFMQNLPTKVRINEVATRDGFQSEAIFIPTDKKIEIINRLSLLGLNKIEVTSFVSPKAIPNLRDAEEVMSSITRNPNVTYVTLVPNEKGAERALATNADEINLVMSVSESHNLSNIRMTCDQSLAQFKRICTLMEGSNTRINASLATSFGCPFEGLIAPERVINVIKQYLDIGIQSISIADTTGMASPRQVYELCDQVRNVFPTLDVTLHLHNTRGMGLTNALTGLSAGITQLDASLGGIGGCPFAPGATGNICTEDLVHMLESIDLDTGVDLPTLLDMARELPELLMHDISGQVAKAGLRTETRPLSQSVIDLKARNEKH from the coding sequence ATGTTTATGCAAAACCTACCGACTAAGGTGCGAATTAACGAAGTCGCTACTCGTGACGGCTTTCAAAGCGAAGCAATCTTTATCCCAACCGATAAAAAGATCGAAATCATCAATCGCTTATCCTTGCTTGGCCTGAATAAAATAGAAGTAACCTCTTTTGTGTCGCCCAAAGCCATTCCAAATTTGCGAGACGCAGAAGAAGTGATGAGCAGCATTACTCGCAACCCTAACGTCACTTATGTCACCTTGGTGCCAAATGAAAAAGGCGCGGAACGCGCGTTGGCGACGAACGCAGATGAAATAAACCTCGTCATGTCCGTCAGCGAATCGCACAATTTGTCAAATATTCGTATGACTTGCGATCAATCATTGGCCCAATTTAAGCGTATTTGCACGCTAATGGAAGGCAGCAACACGCGTATCAATGCCTCGCTGGCAACGTCTTTTGGTTGTCCTTTTGAAGGTCTAATTGCACCTGAGCGTGTGATCAATGTTATCAAACAATACCTTGATATTGGTATTCAGAGTATTTCAATTGCCGATACGACAGGCATGGCATCGCCGCGCCAAGTGTATGAATTGTGCGATCAAGTTCGGAATGTTTTTCCTACACTGGATGTCACCCTGCATTTGCACAACACACGTGGAATGGGCCTTACCAATGCACTTACTGGGTTGTCTGCGGGTATTACTCAACTAGATGCTTCTTTAGGTGGAATTGGTGGCTGTCCATTTGCTCCAGGGGCCACTGGTAACATCTGCACGGAAGATCTTGTTCACATGCTAGAGTCCATTGATTTAGATACGGGTGTGGACTTACCTACATTATTAGACATGGCACGTGAATTACCTGAGTTGTTAATGCACGACATATCAGGACAAGTTGCCAAAGCAGGATTGCGCACTGAAACAAGGCCATTATCACAAAGTGTTATTGACCTTAAAGCACGTAATGAAAAGCACTAA
- the dctP gene encoding TRAP transporter substrate-binding protein DctP: MDYKTLLKTGLLASTLMASLPSFAETTLGISLQLPLKHHLGQNLVDFKQEVEEKSNGDIKIKIYPSAQLFKDSEVHQAVSSGAIEMGVMSLSQLAGTIPAVDVFYVPFMFPSQDKVEAATRPDSPVRMLLDEAIQKTGTRPLWWQAYGGVALLSKKKPIKQPEDMEGMKVRVFGKTLGEFVKAVGGAPTSMAGSEQFLAYQRGTVDAGMTGVSAVGPRKLYQVMDYLTLTNHADIEFLTVINEKVWKSLTPANQKVLSDAARKVELQLRNKIKEIESDAIADAEKNMTVIHLDNNDIAAWRQATTSVKESFLENSGPLGLKVIQAAENL; encoded by the coding sequence ATGGATTATAAAACGCTTCTAAAAACGGGTTTATTGGCCTCCACTTTGATGGCATCTTTGCCTTCATTTGCAGAGACAACCTTAGGCATTTCACTACAATTACCACTCAAACACCATCTTGGTCAAAACTTAGTCGACTTCAAACAAGAAGTGGAAGAAAAAAGTAATGGCGATATTAAAATCAAGATCTACCCCTCTGCACAACTATTTAAAGACAGCGAAGTTCATCAAGCCGTAAGCTCCGGCGCAATTGAAATGGGTGTAATGAGTCTTTCTCAACTTGCCGGCACCATTCCTGCTGTCGATGTTTTTTATGTACCCTTCATGTTCCCGTCACAAGACAAAGTAGAAGCGGCGACTCGCCCAGATAGCCCAGTACGTATGTTACTGGATGAAGCTATTCAAAAAACCGGCACCCGTCCACTTTGGTGGCAAGCGTATGGTGGCGTAGCATTACTGTCCAAAAAAAAACCCATCAAACAACCTGAAGACATGGAAGGAATGAAGGTCCGTGTTTTTGGTAAAACGCTCGGAGAATTTGTTAAAGCCGTAGGCGGAGCGCCCACTTCAATGGCAGGTTCTGAGCAATTCTTAGCGTATCAGCGTGGTACTGTGGATGCAGGTATGACTGGCGTTTCTGCGGTTGGCCCACGTAAGCTTTACCAAGTGATGGATTACCTAACGCTGACCAATCATGCTGATATCGAATTCCTAACGGTTATCAATGAAAAGGTCTGGAAATCTTTAACGCCAGCCAATCAGAAAGTACTTTCTGATGCAGCTCGTAAAGTAGAATTACAGCTACGAAATAAAATCAAAGAAATTGAAAGCGACGCTATTGCAGACGCTGAAAAGAACATGACCGTTATCCATCTTGATAACAACGATATTGCCGCTTGGCGTCAAGCCACAACGTCTGTAAAAGAGTCTTTCTTAGAAAACTCAGGCCCTTTAGGTTTGAAAGTTATCCAAGCTGCAGAGAATCTTTAA
- a CDS encoding TRAP transporter small permease: protein MSNHAEKEKDLSTWRAEHPALWVRINYLLIKLCGQLSAALFVIVAAIITYEVVARYVFTAPTIWSEDISLLCQIWATCLGASWVLQHKALIRIDFLTNMLGEKAKKMSDFVALLCIVFFSGFITFYGFGLLKESIEMGAASASMLGLPLWATKSAIPIGFGLLTLQAIMEMFLMFASDYQEHEEVSL from the coding sequence ATGTCCAACCATGCAGAAAAAGAAAAGGACTTGTCAACTTGGCGAGCAGAACATCCTGCTCTTTGGGTTCGCATTAACTACCTACTAATCAAACTATGCGGCCAATTATCGGCGGCTCTGTTTGTTATCGTTGCCGCGATTATCACTTATGAGGTAGTTGCTCGTTATGTCTTTACTGCCCCAACTATTTGGTCAGAAGACATTTCATTACTTTGCCAAATTTGGGCGACTTGCTTAGGGGCAAGTTGGGTATTGCAACATAAAGCACTAATTCGAATAGACTTTCTAACCAATATGTTAGGTGAGAAGGCGAAAAAAATGTCTGATTTTGTCGCATTATTATGCATTGTGTTCTTCTCTGGTTTTATCACCTTCTATGGATTTGGGTTATTAAAGGAGTCGATAGAAATGGGCGCCGCGTCTGCCAGTATGCTAGGACTTCCACTTTGGGCAACAAAATCCGCCATTCCCATTGGCTTTGGTTTACTCACACTACAAGCCATCATGGAAATGTTTCTGATGTTCGCCAGTGACTACCAAGAACACGAAGAGGTTTCGCTCTAA
- a CDS encoding TRAP transporter large permease, which produces MTIILLLVIMLLALLIGVPVAFALGGLGLGMLLIGGFSPIMAPLALYSSFDSFILLSVPLFLLMSNILLQGGIGRDLFRAVQSWVGHWPGGLGIATIASCTIFSAISGSSVATAATIGNVAIKEMTDRGYNKPFVYGLIAAGGTLGILIPPSIPMIVYGVITEESIVDLFLAGIVPGLLMASAFIVYCFFYARFSKEYTPSEKSSNAERKSASLRALPTIALAAIIIGGIYTGVFTPTESAGVGVAVSLIIVILMRTFSVAKFKAAAMSTMKNTVTIFLIIAGAKVFGKAITLYQIPQDISMLVSENISEVGLFIAAVCFVLLIMGFFLESISMLLIMMPVLYPSLGMMGIDPIWFAIIFVIMIECALITPPVGLNLFVIQSVSGGKSSEIIKGVWPFILIMLGCLLAVYFFPAIALYIPFYL; this is translated from the coding sequence ATGACGATTATTCTGTTGCTGGTTATTATGCTTCTTGCGCTGCTAATCGGTGTACCTGTCGCTTTTGCGCTTGGTGGATTAGGCTTAGGCATGCTGTTAATAGGAGGCTTCTCGCCAATCATGGCGCCTCTGGCTCTTTATTCCTCTTTCGACAGTTTTATTCTTTTATCTGTCCCACTTTTTTTATTGATGTCGAACATTCTATTGCAAGGCGGTATAGGCAGAGACTTGTTCAGAGCCGTGCAATCTTGGGTTGGACATTGGCCTGGTGGTCTTGGTATTGCGACCATCGCTTCTTGTACTATCTTTTCGGCAATTTCTGGCTCCTCTGTCGCAACCGCTGCGACCATAGGCAATGTTGCCATTAAAGAAATGACAGATCGAGGTTACAACAAACCTTTTGTCTATGGCTTAATCGCCGCAGGCGGTACGTTAGGTATCTTGATCCCACCGTCAATTCCCATGATCGTATATGGCGTTATTACGGAAGAGTCTATTGTCGATCTATTCTTAGCGGGCATTGTGCCGGGCTTATTAATGGCTTCTGCCTTTATTGTTTACTGCTTTTTTTACGCGCGTTTTAGCAAAGAATATACCCCAAGTGAAAAATCGTCTAACGCTGAACGTAAAAGCGCAAGCTTGAGAGCATTACCGACTATTGCACTTGCTGCTATCATTATTGGTGGGATTTATACGGGTGTCTTCACACCAACTGAGTCCGCTGGTGTCGGCGTCGCTGTTTCACTCATCATTGTTATTTTGATGAGGACTTTTAGCGTTGCGAAATTCAAAGCAGCGGCCATGAGCACCATGAAAAATACGGTGACCATCTTCCTTATCATTGCGGGCGCTAAAGTCTTTGGTAAAGCCATCACGCTTTACCAAATCCCTCAAGATATCTCGATGTTAGTCAGCGAGAACATATCAGAAGTGGGTTTATTCATTGCTGCCGTGTGTTTTGTCTTGCTCATCATGGGGTTCTTTCTTGAATCCATATCCATGCTATTGATTATGATGCCTGTGCTGTACCCATCGCTTGGCATGATGGGAATTGACCCTATTTGGTTCGCCATCATATTTGTCATCATGATCGAATGTGCATTGATTACACCGCCGGTCGGGCTAAATCTATTTGTCATTCAATCTGTTTCCGGTGGAAAGTCCTCGGAAATAATTAAAGGGGTTTGGCCTTTCATTCTCATTATGTTGGGTTGCTTATTAGCGGTGTATTTTTTCCCCGCGATTGCTCTCTACATCCCTTTCTATCTTTAA
- a CDS encoding YdgA family protein: protein MKKTLAVLVFTLVAACIVTPKIIAPTYQEKMADIVSNINNAPGYSAKIVSTNAAWFGAENKVLVSFDTAQIDPALQGEKLEAELVIETHYGPLLFSRNGVFGLYETDIRFVGETLRNELIWDESQPLYQLSVLGGFTGNFKLADTIPALSNPTNTFTFSGYAGKGEMNDKEFIYEGVLNQIDVDDVYSPTKAEGLTVSVELNADLETIMKGGFYDSMMDLSLDKLTLGMGTELSGITIGLSSALDRDTQLGSLEIGYFIKEVAYEGFTVSDLALVTELDNLSNKFFLDYKNFSDSLLAETNSPDSIYGALFVFMQDNIDELLTAKPEFNITDFSGTFSEGSFSASLTSKLADISTPTIDELTIPEFWLYNAIVAANIEADEALVRSLAERFIADKMRAPVTAPEVKQQAQIIIDGLIQQGLMKLENDKYLSEITIEKGQGKIYEMAFPLM from the coding sequence GTGAAAAAAACACTTGCTGTGCTCGTTTTCACGCTTGTCGCTGCTTGCATCGTCACGCCTAAAATCATTGCACCGACTTACCAAGAAAAAATGGCTGATATTGTCTCGAATATCAATAATGCTCCAGGTTATAGCGCTAAAATAGTCTCAACAAACGCGGCATGGTTCGGCGCTGAAAATAAGGTTTTAGTGAGCTTTGATACCGCTCAGATTGACCCTGCACTTCAAGGTGAAAAGCTTGAAGCTGAGTTGGTTATTGAAACGCATTATGGTCCACTGTTATTTTCTCGCAACGGCGTATTTGGTCTGTATGAGACCGACATTCGTTTTGTCGGCGAGACACTACGAAATGAACTTATCTGGGACGAGAGCCAACCTTTATATCAGCTTTCGGTACTTGGCGGCTTCACCGGTAACTTCAAACTAGCAGACACCATTCCCGCTTTGAGCAATCCTACAAACACCTTCACTTTCAGCGGTTATGCTGGCAAAGGTGAGATGAATGACAAAGAATTCATTTACGAAGGGGTACTGAATCAAATCGATGTAGATGACGTCTATAGCCCAACTAAAGCAGAAGGACTTACCGTATCCGTTGAATTAAATGCAGATTTAGAAACCATTATGAAAGGTGGTTTTTACGACAGCATGATGGACCTTAGCTTAGATAAACTTACATTAGGAATGGGCACAGAACTGTCTGGTATCACAATAGGGTTGAGTTCCGCTTTAGACCGTGACACTCAGCTTGGCAGCCTTGAAATTGGTTACTTTATTAAAGAAGTTGCATATGAAGGGTTCACCGTCAGTGACCTCGCTTTGGTCACGGAACTCGATAATCTAAGCAATAAGTTCTTTCTTGATTACAAAAACTTTTCTGATAGCTTGTTAGCTGAGACCAACTCACCGGATTCCATCTACGGTGCCTTATTTGTCTTCATGCAAGACAACATTGATGAATTACTGACAGCAAAACCAGAATTCAACATTACTGATTTTAGCGGTACCTTTTCTGAAGGCAGCTTCAGTGCAAGTCTCACTAGCAAGCTTGCCGACATAAGTACGCCGACGATTGATGAGTTAACCATTCCAGAGTTTTGGCTATACAACGCCATAGTAGCAGCAAATATTGAAGCCGATGAAGCCTTAGTGAGAAGTCTGGCTGAGCGATTCATTGCTGATAAAATGCGTGCGCCAGTTACCGCGCCAGAAGTGAAACAACAAGCCCAAATAATCATCGACGGTTTAATACAACAAGGTTTGATGAAGTTAGAAAACGACAAGTATCTGAGTGAAATTACCATCGAAAAAGGTCAGGGGAAAATCTACGAAATGGCCTTTCCTTTAATGTAA
- a CDS encoding SPOR domain-containing protein, whose product MGMSKKLIVVIAGLSLGACSSTGDKNTFMAYGDLQDKVRAHDEQWQSIQPKLDRIDALEAELAALKQGDNPAMPADSMSSNDNIMADESMAAMNVAPAVTAAPLDDQGNTMPMAETPKKQAKMVNAAPVVAAPLVNQEQEYGVQVASYGNRDEAVRGWKVLLKDYPTSFDGLIPLVNEKEVKGRTMYQLKVGPFMEKSFSSNFCKMLKEKGKDCLVTQYNGETFAAY is encoded by the coding sequence ATGGGAATGTCCAAAAAACTGATTGTTGTTATAGCGGGATTATCATTAGGTGCTTGTTCCTCTACGGGCGATAAAAATACTTTTATGGCCTATGGTGATTTACAAGATAAAGTTCGTGCTCATGATGAGCAATGGCAGTCCATACAGCCGAAGCTGGATAGGATTGATGCTCTGGAAGCAGAACTTGCAGCGTTAAAGCAAGGCGATAATCCTGCAATGCCAGCGGATTCCATGTCCAGTAATGACAACATAATGGCAGACGAAAGTATGGCTGCGATGAACGTGGCGCCTGCGGTGACGGCTGCGCCGTTAGACGATCAAGGCAATACGATGCCAATGGCAGAAACGCCCAAAAAACAGGCTAAGATGGTCAATGCTGCCCCTGTTGTGGCCGCGCCATTGGTCAACCAAGAACAAGAGTATGGCGTTCAAGTTGCGTCCTATGGGAACCGTGATGAAGCCGTTCGTGGCTGGAAAGTATTATTAAAAGACTATCCGACGTCTTTTGATGGTCTAATTCCGTTGGTCAATGAAAAAGAAGTCAAAGGCCGTACTATGTATCAGTTAAAAGTCGGTCCATTTATGGAAAAATCGTTTAGTTCTAATTTTTGTAAAATGCTGAAAGAAAAGGGCAAGGATTGTCTAGTGACTCAATATAATGGTGAGACTTTCGCCGCTTACTAG
- a CDS encoding YqaA family protein, with product MLDYLFIFFVSFLSATILPFGSEAVLLYYANDATLSVVFLWFWASVGNTLGGLTNWLLGLYLVRYEHKKWFPINAETRQKAERLFNRYGIWSLLFTWLPVVGDGIALVSGVFRTPIWYFLPLVLIGKAARYALILWGQHLLSTS from the coding sequence GTGTTGGATTATTTATTCATTTTTTTTGTTTCATTTTTGTCGGCAACTATTTTGCCTTTTGGATCAGAGGCGGTATTACTTTATTATGCCAATGACGCGACACTGTCCGTGGTTTTTTTATGGTTTTGGGCCAGTGTAGGTAATACATTAGGTGGCTTAACCAACTGGTTGTTGGGGTTGTATTTGGTTCGATATGAACACAAAAAATGGTTCCCCATAAACGCTGAGACTCGACAAAAAGCCGAACGCTTGTTTAACCGTTACGGCATCTGGAGTTTATTATTTACTTGGCTTCCTGTTGTTGGTGATGGGATTGCTTTAGTATCGGGTGTGTTTCGTACGCCTATTTGGTATTTTTTACCGTTAGTTTTGATTGGCAAAGCGGCTCGTTATGCCTTAATTTTGTGGGGGCAACACTTACTATCGACTTCTTAA
- a CDS encoding methyl-accepting chemotaxis protein, whose protein sequence is MLDRINDIKIRYKLWAIIGLMSMGTTALILVSLTSLFNSHVDARNDRTQDILDIVNSTLSPIYKKQQSGELTADQAKNQAITLLSAFKYGNKQSLWIINKNNLTLINAPITYKNNHTPASLTEALKNPQASSVEKNYQAITFEYQGNDGTAHRMLASAYTFTPWNITIIATASMDAVMSFFLNALVDYAILVSVLTVLVGGTALYIIHLVTSRVTSLCKTMTSVQHSGDLTQRVEFTGQDEMGEMSRAFNSMMNDFQSIVRNVGHSSETLDNIVGQTNRSTQKTAQGVSKQLSNTEKATDLMQSVMTSVEDTLAIAEQANHTTQELDQHSKQGLGVMNKANQDIQQLSIEVGDAAIQIQKLREAVTHINERLGIIAEVADQTNLLALNAAIEAARAGEQGRGFAVVADEVRHLAQRSQLAATEIGGLIDQLTQQTLTTVDVMETARNTANQGAEQTSQAGQAFTEIANGVLSISKLNSNISQAAERQYESSKTVHQTLESIANVCEDTNHNSTDIQTSVNNLQECASQLRQLVHQFST, encoded by the coding sequence ATGCTGGATCGCATTAATGATATTAAAATACGTTACAAGTTATGGGCCATAATTGGACTTATGTCCATGGGAACAACCGCTCTAATTTTAGTCTCACTTACGTCTTTGTTTAACAGCCATGTTGATGCTCGAAATGACCGAACACAAGATATTTTGGACATCGTAAACTCGACGTTATCACCCATTTATAAAAAACAACAATCAGGTGAGCTGACCGCCGATCAAGCAAAAAATCAGGCCATTACGCTTTTATCTGCATTCAAGTATGGCAATAAACAAAGCCTTTGGATCATCAATAAAAACAATCTTACTTTAATCAATGCCCCAATAACCTATAAAAACAATCACACTCCTGCTTCTCTTACTGAAGCACTCAAAAATCCACAAGCATCATCAGTAGAAAAGAATTATCAGGCGATAACATTTGAGTATCAGGGTAACGATGGCACAGCACACCGGATGCTCGCCAGCGCATATACTTTTACGCCATGGAATATCACCATCATTGCCACCGCATCCATGGATGCGGTCATGAGCTTTTTCTTAAACGCATTAGTCGATTATGCCATTTTAGTGAGCGTATTAACCGTCTTAGTCGGAGGTACGGCACTCTATATTATTCATTTGGTCACCAGCCGCGTGACGTCGCTGTGCAAAACCATGACATCGGTGCAACACTCCGGAGATCTAACACAACGTGTCGAGTTTACTGGCCAAGATGAAATGGGCGAAATGTCGCGCGCCTTTAATAGCATGATGAACGACTTTCAATCCATCGTGCGCAATGTCGGCCACTCCAGTGAGACCCTAGATAATATCGTCGGTCAGACCAATAGATCGACCCAAAAAACAGCGCAAGGTGTGAGTAAACAATTATCCAATACGGAAAAAGCCACTGATCTGATGCAAAGTGTGATGACCTCCGTTGAAGACACGCTCGCCATTGCCGAGCAAGCAAACCATACGACACAAGAACTTGACCAGCATTCCAAACAGGGTCTTGGTGTCATGAACAAAGCCAACCAAGACATACAACAACTGTCTATTGAAGTTGGAGACGCGGCAATACAGATTCAAAAATTACGCGAAGCGGTCACACACATTAACGAACGATTAGGCATCATTGCAGAAGTGGCAGACCAGACCAACTTACTCGCGCTCAATGCCGCCATTGAAGCCGCTCGAGCGGGTGAACAAGGCAGAGGATTTGCCGTTGTGGCGGACGAAGTTCGTCATCTTGCCCAACGTTCGCAATTAGCGGCAACTGAAATTGGCGGATTAATCGATCAATTGACACAACAAACACTGACCACAGTGGACGTCATGGAGACAGCCCGAAACACGGCTAATCAAGGTGCGGAGCAGACTTCTCAAGCGGGTCAGGCATTTACTGAGATTGCCAATGGCGTGCTGTCCATTTCCAAACTGAACAGTAATATTAGCCAAGCGGCTGAGCGTCAATATGAGTCTTCAAAAACGGTTCACCAAACATTGGAAAGCATCGCCAATGTTTGTGAAGATACCAACCATAATTCTACTGATATTCAAACGTCCGTGAACAATTTACAAGAATGCGCCAGTCAATTACGCCAATTGGTGCATCAGTTTAGTACCTAA